A genomic segment from Nematostella vectensis chromosome 6, jaNemVect1.1, whole genome shotgun sequence encodes:
- the LOC5521394 gene encoding zinc finger protein 239, with amino-acid sequence MPRSFLIKKKEIKKASLNSFECVQHTPPTFEHLITNGFSVKFLAPEVMQPIRVKNPPEPMVIVPHTKLEKERITHSWNTKAASRSATPEFESPKEEKAQELDVNNTDKPYTCQHCSKVFTRSWNFQRHVLIHTGQKPYKCQKCPKAFALAAHLKIHNRIHTGEKPYTCNICSRGFAQLTNLQRHILTHTGEKPHKCTYCPKAFVSSSDLRRHVRIHTGERPYKCKQCSKAFTTSGNLQSHILTHTGEKPYKCSICNWKFISSSNLRTHIRIHHSYFTDKAGNQVTQPNGKPINPDLAKPDTMPQTQQVYY; translated from the exons ATGCCTCGATCATTCCTCatcaagaaaaaggaaatcaaGAAAGCATCTCTAAACTCTTTCG AATGCGTGCAGCATACACCTCCCACTTTCGAACACTTGATCACCAATGGCTTCTCCGTCAAGTTCCTTGCACCCGAGGTAATGCAGCCAATTCGAGTCAAGAACCCCCCCGAACCGATGGTGATCGTGCCCCACACAAAGCTAGAAAAAGAACGAATCACCCACTCATGGAACACCAAGGCTGCTTCTAGGTCAGCGACGCCCGAATTCGAGTCCCCGAAAGAGGAGAAAGCACAGGAGCTTGACGTGAACAACACAGACAAGCCATACACGTGCCAACACTGCAGCAAAGTGTTCACAAGATCTTGGAACTTCCAAAGACACGTCTTGATTCACACTGGACAGAAACCCTATAAATGCCAGAAGTGCCCCAAAGCCTTCGCACTCGCCGCACACCTCAAGATCCATAACAGGATTCACACAG GAGAGAAGCCATACACATGTAACATCTGCTCTAGAGGATTCGCTCAACTGACAAACCTGCAGCGCCATATTCTCACTCACACCGGCGAGAAACCACATAAGTGCACCTACTGTCCAAAGGCGTTCGTGAGCTCGAGCGACCTTCGGCGCCACGTGCGCATCCATACTGGTGAACGCCCTTACAAGTGCAAGCAATGCTCCAAAGCTTTCACAACATCCGGGAACCTCCAATCACACATCCTGACACACACCGGGGAGAAACCATACAAGTGCAGCATCTGCAATTGGAAATTTATCAGCTCCAGCAATCTACGCACGCACATTCGCATTCACCACTCGTATTTCACGGACAAGGCGGGAAACCAAGTGACGCAGCCGAACGGAAAGCCTATTAACCCTGACCTTGCTAAGCCGGACACCATGCCGCAAACACAGCAGGTCTACTACTAA